A single Biomphalaria glabrata chromosome 2, xgBioGlab47.1, whole genome shotgun sequence DNA region contains:
- the LOC106054770 gene encoding rab11 family-interacting protein 4B-like isoform X2, with protein sequence MEEHSEFSDKFKQIFDLCDVDKDGYIDVHHFQELAKDHFFGAECTETEQLTGIINLLDPEGRGLISYSDFCDGVQQIIELQQQVSRNFKNSVSQETLVSEDTLVPLDIAGDLSVFESQKTSPSSSHNTYAEYDFSSFDDFGLVDLSANGSSSNTSNIVLPQTELNGNPFLLPNLSEDDGDSAISGKSSEINESSRQEITDEENYEDYGEIESEADVSDQGHLTPSTQRKRADRKDPLTRHKRSPNRRITSASLASQLQRSGKNSPSSTRRSSFGSDEIFDDIEGNFQNVDGRLKFLEDQLQHLTEVQTETNTKQIKLKDENNTLVQKVLYLEEQLRDMEVKSEDRLHDERRKYQDYISKQEREKNEQVDYITQRLHRIEHEYEELKQEAPRLQSEISKLRTEKMDIQERLLERQETYNILYDEHEKLKADYHRQEVLNQKERNATGQLLSEMEKELDELRRYRMEVETGARSPTGSISELPGRYRDLQNEIHKLREAMWFEWKDLCQENKHLHDSNEELNAQLLNQCIGEGKSLLHNTQGQSLAQELEHLTKEELLAQLKLERDVNFRLKQYVDHIIMTILEKNPSLLDITHR encoded by the exons CAACTCACTGGAATAATAAACCTTTTAGACCCAGAAGGCCGGGGATTAATCAGTTATTCGGATTTTTGTGACGGTGTCCAACAGATAATAGAATTACAGCAACAAG TGTCTCGCAACTTTAAGAACAGTGTCTCACAGGAAACTTTGGTCAGTGAGGATACGTTAGTACCACTGGACATTGCTGGTGACTTGTCAGTATTTGAG AGCCAAAAGACCAGCCCTTCCAGTAGCCACAACACTTACGCAGAATATGATTTCTCCAGCTTTGATGATTTTGGTTTAGTGGATTTATCAGCTAATGGAAGTTCTTCCAACACAAGTAATATTGTCTTACCACAAACTGAACTGAACGGTAACCCATTCTTACTCCCAAACCTTTCTGAAGATGATGGAGACAGTGCAATAAGTGGAAAGTCTTCAGAAATTAATGAAAGCAG TCGTCAAGAAATCACAGATGAAGAAAACTATGAAGACTATGGAGAAATTGAATCAGAAGCAGATGTGTCTGATCAGGGACATCT AACTCCATCCACTCAACGTAAGAGAGCTGATAGAAAGGATCCATTAACCAGGCATAAAAGATC TCCCAACCGCAGGATTACAAGTGCTTCACTTGCTAG TCAACTTCAAAGAAGTGGGAAGAACTCCCCGTCCAGCACCAGGCGTAGTAGCTTTGGTTCAGATGAGATATTTGATGATATTGAAGGCAACTTTCAAAATGTTGATGGAAGA CTGAAGTTTTTAGAAGACCAACTTCAGCATCTAACTGAGGTTCAGacagaaacaaatacaaaacaaattaaactcAAAGACGAAAACAATACTTTAGTACAGAA agttCTTTATCTTGAAGAACAGCTGAGAGACATGGAGGTTAAATCTGAAGACAGATTACATGATGAACGCAGGAAATATCAAGACTACATA tccaaacaagaaagagagaaaaatgaaCAGGTGGATTACATTACACAAAG GTTGCATAGGATAGAACATGAATATGAAGAACTGAAACAAGAAGCACCCAGATTACAATCAGAGATCTCAAAGCTTAGAACA GAAAAGATGGACATTCAAGAACGCTTACTTGAAAGACAAGAAACATATAACATTCTGTATGATGAACATGAGAAATTGAAAGCTGACTACCACAGGCAAGAAGTTTTGaatcagaaagaaagaaatgccaCAGGCCAG CTTTTGAGTGAGATGGAAAAAGAACTAGATGAGCTTCGAAGGTATCGAATGGAAGTAGAAACTGGAGCCAGGTCACCAACTGGTAGTATATCAGAGTTGCCAGGTCGTTATCGAGACCTTCAGAATGAAATCCATAAACTTCGGGAG GCAATGTGGTTTGAGTGGAAGGATCTATGTCAG GAAAATAAGCATTTGCATGACTCCAATGAAGAACTAAATGCCCAACTGTTGAACCAGTGTATTGGGGAAGGCAAATCTCTGCTGCACAACACACAAGGGCAGTCACTGGCACAGGAGTTGGAGCACCTGACTAAAGAAGAG CTTTTGGCTCAGCTCAAGTTGGAGAGAGATGTGAACTTTCGTCTCAAGCAGTATGTGGATCACATCATTATGACCATCCTGGAGAAGAATCCATCTCTGCTAGACATCACTCACAGATAG
- the LOC106054770 gene encoding rab11 family-interacting protein 4B-like isoform X1: MEEHSEFSDKFKQIFDLCDVDKDGYIDVHHFQELAKDHFFGAECTETEQLTGIINLLDPEGRGLISYSDFCDGVQQIIELQQQVSRNFKNSVSQETLVSEDTLVPLDIAGDLSVFESQKTSPSSSHNTYAEYDFSSFDDFGLVDLSANGSSSNTSNIVLPQTELNGNPFLLPNLSEDDGDSAISGKSSEINESSRQEITDEENYEDYGEIESEADVSDQGHLTPSTQRKRADRKDPLTRHKRSCPNRRITSASLASQLQRSGKNSPSSTRRSSFGSDEIFDDIEGNFQNVDGRLKFLEDQLQHLTEVQTETNTKQIKLKDENNTLVQKVLYLEEQLRDMEVKSEDRLHDERRKYQDYISKQEREKNEQVDYITQRLHRIEHEYEELKQEAPRLQSEISKLRTEKMDIQERLLERQETYNILYDEHEKLKADYHRQEVLNQKERNATGQLLSEMEKELDELRRYRMEVETGARSPTGSISELPGRYRDLQNEIHKLREAMWFEWKDLCQENKHLHDSNEELNAQLLNQCIGEGKSLLHNTQGQSLAQELEHLTKEELLAQLKLERDVNFRLKQYVDHIIMTILEKNPSLLDITHR, encoded by the exons CAACTCACTGGAATAATAAACCTTTTAGACCCAGAAGGCCGGGGATTAATCAGTTATTCGGATTTTTGTGACGGTGTCCAACAGATAATAGAATTACAGCAACAAG TGTCTCGCAACTTTAAGAACAGTGTCTCACAGGAAACTTTGGTCAGTGAGGATACGTTAGTACCACTGGACATTGCTGGTGACTTGTCAGTATTTGAG AGCCAAAAGACCAGCCCTTCCAGTAGCCACAACACTTACGCAGAATATGATTTCTCCAGCTTTGATGATTTTGGTTTAGTGGATTTATCAGCTAATGGAAGTTCTTCCAACACAAGTAATATTGTCTTACCACAAACTGAACTGAACGGTAACCCATTCTTACTCCCAAACCTTTCTGAAGATGATGGAGACAGTGCAATAAGTGGAAAGTCTTCAGAAATTAATGAAAGCAG TCGTCAAGAAATCACAGATGAAGAAAACTATGAAGACTATGGAGAAATTGAATCAGAAGCAGATGTGTCTGATCAGGGACATCT AACTCCATCCACTCAACGTAAGAGAGCTGATAGAAAGGATCCATTAACCAGGCATAAAAGATCGTG TCCCAACCGCAGGATTACAAGTGCTTCACTTGCTAG TCAACTTCAAAGAAGTGGGAAGAACTCCCCGTCCAGCACCAGGCGTAGTAGCTTTGGTTCAGATGAGATATTTGATGATATTGAAGGCAACTTTCAAAATGTTGATGGAAGA CTGAAGTTTTTAGAAGACCAACTTCAGCATCTAACTGAGGTTCAGacagaaacaaatacaaaacaaattaaactcAAAGACGAAAACAATACTTTAGTACAGAA agttCTTTATCTTGAAGAACAGCTGAGAGACATGGAGGTTAAATCTGAAGACAGATTACATGATGAACGCAGGAAATATCAAGACTACATA tccaaacaagaaagagagaaaaatgaaCAGGTGGATTACATTACACAAAG GTTGCATAGGATAGAACATGAATATGAAGAACTGAAACAAGAAGCACCCAGATTACAATCAGAGATCTCAAAGCTTAGAACA GAAAAGATGGACATTCAAGAACGCTTACTTGAAAGACAAGAAACATATAACATTCTGTATGATGAACATGAGAAATTGAAAGCTGACTACCACAGGCAAGAAGTTTTGaatcagaaagaaagaaatgccaCAGGCCAG CTTTTGAGTGAGATGGAAAAAGAACTAGATGAGCTTCGAAGGTATCGAATGGAAGTAGAAACTGGAGCCAGGTCACCAACTGGTAGTATATCAGAGTTGCCAGGTCGTTATCGAGACCTTCAGAATGAAATCCATAAACTTCGGGAG GCAATGTGGTTTGAGTGGAAGGATCTATGTCAG GAAAATAAGCATTTGCATGACTCCAATGAAGAACTAAATGCCCAACTGTTGAACCAGTGTATTGGGGAAGGCAAATCTCTGCTGCACAACACACAAGGGCAGTCACTGGCACAGGAGTTGGAGCACCTGACTAAAGAAGAG CTTTTGGCTCAGCTCAAGTTGGAGAGAGATGTGAACTTTCGTCTCAAGCAGTATGTGGATCACATCATTATGACCATCCTGGAGAAGAATCCATCTCTGCTAGACATCACTCACAGATAG
- the LOC106054770 gene encoding rab11 family-interacting protein 4A-like isoform X4 codes for MEEHSEFSDKFKQIFDLCDVDKDGYIDVHHFQELAKDHFFGAECTETEQLTGIINLLDPEGRGLISYSDFCDGVQQIIELQQQVSRNFKNSVSQETLVSEDTLVPLDIAGDLSVFESQKTSPSSSHNTYAEYDFSSFDDFGLVDLSANGSSSNTSNIVLPQTELNGNPFLLPNLSEDDGDSAISGKSSEINESSRQEITDEENYEDYGEIESEADVSDQGHLPNRRITSASLASQLQRSGKNSPSSTRRSSFGSDEIFDDIEGNFQNVDGRLKFLEDQLQHLTEVQTETNTKQIKLKDENNTLVQKVLYLEEQLRDMEVKSEDRLHDERRKYQDYISKQEREKNEQVDYITQRLHRIEHEYEELKQEAPRLQSEISKLRTEKMDIQERLLERQETYNILYDEHEKLKADYHRQEVLNQKERNATGQLLSEMEKELDELRRYRMEVETGARSPTGSISELPGRYRDLQNEIHKLREAMWFEWKDLCQENKHLHDSNEELNAQLLNQCIGEGKSLLHNTQGQSLAQELEHLTKEELLAQLKLERDVNFRLKQYVDHIIMTILEKNPSLLDITHR; via the exons CAACTCACTGGAATAATAAACCTTTTAGACCCAGAAGGCCGGGGATTAATCAGTTATTCGGATTTTTGTGACGGTGTCCAACAGATAATAGAATTACAGCAACAAG TGTCTCGCAACTTTAAGAACAGTGTCTCACAGGAAACTTTGGTCAGTGAGGATACGTTAGTACCACTGGACATTGCTGGTGACTTGTCAGTATTTGAG AGCCAAAAGACCAGCCCTTCCAGTAGCCACAACACTTACGCAGAATATGATTTCTCCAGCTTTGATGATTTTGGTTTAGTGGATTTATCAGCTAATGGAAGTTCTTCCAACACAAGTAATATTGTCTTACCACAAACTGAACTGAACGGTAACCCATTCTTACTCCCAAACCTTTCTGAAGATGATGGAGACAGTGCAATAAGTGGAAAGTCTTCAGAAATTAATGAAAGCAG TCGTCAAGAAATCACAGATGAAGAAAACTATGAAGACTATGGAGAAATTGAATCAGAAGCAGATGTGTCTGATCAGGGACATCT TCCCAACCGCAGGATTACAAGTGCTTCACTTGCTAG TCAACTTCAAAGAAGTGGGAAGAACTCCCCGTCCAGCACCAGGCGTAGTAGCTTTGGTTCAGATGAGATATTTGATGATATTGAAGGCAACTTTCAAAATGTTGATGGAAGA CTGAAGTTTTTAGAAGACCAACTTCAGCATCTAACTGAGGTTCAGacagaaacaaatacaaaacaaattaaactcAAAGACGAAAACAATACTTTAGTACAGAA agttCTTTATCTTGAAGAACAGCTGAGAGACATGGAGGTTAAATCTGAAGACAGATTACATGATGAACGCAGGAAATATCAAGACTACATA tccaaacaagaaagagagaaaaatgaaCAGGTGGATTACATTACACAAAG GTTGCATAGGATAGAACATGAATATGAAGAACTGAAACAAGAAGCACCCAGATTACAATCAGAGATCTCAAAGCTTAGAACA GAAAAGATGGACATTCAAGAACGCTTACTTGAAAGACAAGAAACATATAACATTCTGTATGATGAACATGAGAAATTGAAAGCTGACTACCACAGGCAAGAAGTTTTGaatcagaaagaaagaaatgccaCAGGCCAG CTTTTGAGTGAGATGGAAAAAGAACTAGATGAGCTTCGAAGGTATCGAATGGAAGTAGAAACTGGAGCCAGGTCACCAACTGGTAGTATATCAGAGTTGCCAGGTCGTTATCGAGACCTTCAGAATGAAATCCATAAACTTCGGGAG GCAATGTGGTTTGAGTGGAAGGATCTATGTCAG GAAAATAAGCATTTGCATGACTCCAATGAAGAACTAAATGCCCAACTGTTGAACCAGTGTATTGGGGAAGGCAAATCTCTGCTGCACAACACACAAGGGCAGTCACTGGCACAGGAGTTGGAGCACCTGACTAAAGAAGAG CTTTTGGCTCAGCTCAAGTTGGAGAGAGATGTGAACTTTCGTCTCAAGCAGTATGTGGATCACATCATTATGACCATCCTGGAGAAGAATCCATCTCTGCTAGACATCACTCACAGATAG
- the LOC106054770 gene encoding rab11 family-interacting protein 4B-like isoform X3, with protein sequence MEEHSEFSDKFKQIFDLCDVDKDGYIDVHHFQELAKDHFFGAECTETEQLTGIINLLDPEGRGLISYSDFCDGVQQIIELQQQVSRNFKNSVSQETLVSEDTLVPLDIAGDLSVFESQKTSPSSSHNTYAEYDFSSFDDFGLVDLSANGSSSNTSNIVLPQTELNGNPFLLPNLSEDDGDSAISGKSSEINESSRQEITDEENYEDYGEIESEADVSDQGHLTPSTQRKRADRKDPLTRHKRSCPNRRITSASLASQLQRSGKNSPSSTRRSSFGSDEIFDDIEGNFQNVDGRLKFLEDQLQHLTEVQTETNTKQIKLKDENNTLVQKVLYLEEQLRDMEVKSEDRLHDERRKYQDYISKQEREKNEQVDYITQRLHRIEHEYEELKQEAPRLQSEISKLRTEKMDIQERLLERQETYNILYDEHEKLKADYHRQEVLNQKERNATGQLLSEMEKELDELRRYRMEVETGARSPTGSISELPGRYRDLQNEIHKLREENKHLHDSNEELNAQLLNQCIGEGKSLLHNTQGQSLAQELEHLTKEELLAQLKLERDVNFRLKQYVDHIIMTILEKNPSLLDITHR encoded by the exons CAACTCACTGGAATAATAAACCTTTTAGACCCAGAAGGCCGGGGATTAATCAGTTATTCGGATTTTTGTGACGGTGTCCAACAGATAATAGAATTACAGCAACAAG TGTCTCGCAACTTTAAGAACAGTGTCTCACAGGAAACTTTGGTCAGTGAGGATACGTTAGTACCACTGGACATTGCTGGTGACTTGTCAGTATTTGAG AGCCAAAAGACCAGCCCTTCCAGTAGCCACAACACTTACGCAGAATATGATTTCTCCAGCTTTGATGATTTTGGTTTAGTGGATTTATCAGCTAATGGAAGTTCTTCCAACACAAGTAATATTGTCTTACCACAAACTGAACTGAACGGTAACCCATTCTTACTCCCAAACCTTTCTGAAGATGATGGAGACAGTGCAATAAGTGGAAAGTCTTCAGAAATTAATGAAAGCAG TCGTCAAGAAATCACAGATGAAGAAAACTATGAAGACTATGGAGAAATTGAATCAGAAGCAGATGTGTCTGATCAGGGACATCT AACTCCATCCACTCAACGTAAGAGAGCTGATAGAAAGGATCCATTAACCAGGCATAAAAGATCGTG TCCCAACCGCAGGATTACAAGTGCTTCACTTGCTAG TCAACTTCAAAGAAGTGGGAAGAACTCCCCGTCCAGCACCAGGCGTAGTAGCTTTGGTTCAGATGAGATATTTGATGATATTGAAGGCAACTTTCAAAATGTTGATGGAAGA CTGAAGTTTTTAGAAGACCAACTTCAGCATCTAACTGAGGTTCAGacagaaacaaatacaaaacaaattaaactcAAAGACGAAAACAATACTTTAGTACAGAA agttCTTTATCTTGAAGAACAGCTGAGAGACATGGAGGTTAAATCTGAAGACAGATTACATGATGAACGCAGGAAATATCAAGACTACATA tccaaacaagaaagagagaaaaatgaaCAGGTGGATTACATTACACAAAG GTTGCATAGGATAGAACATGAATATGAAGAACTGAAACAAGAAGCACCCAGATTACAATCAGAGATCTCAAAGCTTAGAACA GAAAAGATGGACATTCAAGAACGCTTACTTGAAAGACAAGAAACATATAACATTCTGTATGATGAACATGAGAAATTGAAAGCTGACTACCACAGGCAAGAAGTTTTGaatcagaaagaaagaaatgccaCAGGCCAG CTTTTGAGTGAGATGGAAAAAGAACTAGATGAGCTTCGAAGGTATCGAATGGAAGTAGAAACTGGAGCCAGGTCACCAACTGGTAGTATATCAGAGTTGCCAGGTCGTTATCGAGACCTTCAGAATGAAATCCATAAACTTCGGGAG GAAAATAAGCATTTGCATGACTCCAATGAAGAACTAAATGCCCAACTGTTGAACCAGTGTATTGGGGAAGGCAAATCTCTGCTGCACAACACACAAGGGCAGTCACTGGCACAGGAGTTGGAGCACCTGACTAAAGAAGAG CTTTTGGCTCAGCTCAAGTTGGAGAGAGATGTGAACTTTCGTCTCAAGCAGTATGTGGATCACATCATTATGACCATCCTGGAGAAGAATCCATCTCTGCTAGACATCACTCACAGATAG
- the LOC106054770 gene encoding rab11 family-interacting protein 4-like isoform X5, whose amino-acid sequence MSSEILSSSDVQQQSQKTSPSSSHNTYAEYDFSSFDDFGLVDLSANGSSSNTSNIVLPQTELNGNPFLLPNLSEDDGDSAISGKSSEINESSRQEITDEENYEDYGEIESEADVSDQGHLTPSTQRKRADRKDPLTRHKRSCPNRRITSASLASQLQRSGKNSPSSTRRSSFGSDEIFDDIEGNFQNVDGRLKFLEDQLQHLTEVQTETNTKQIKLKDENNTLVQKVLYLEEQLRDMEVKSEDRLHDERRKYQDYISKQEREKNEQVDYITQRLHRIEHEYEELKQEAPRLQSEISKLRTEKMDIQERLLERQETYNILYDEHEKLKADYHRQEVLNQKERNATGQLLSEMEKELDELRRYRMEVETGARSPTGSISELPGRYRDLQNEIHKLREAMWFEWKDLCQENKHLHDSNEELNAQLLNQCIGEGKSLLHNTQGQSLAQELEHLTKEELLAQLKLERDVNFRLKQYVDHIIMTILEKNPSLLDITHR is encoded by the exons ATGTCTAGTGAAATACTGAGCTCCAGTGACGTTCAGCAACAG AGCCAAAAGACCAGCCCTTCCAGTAGCCACAACACTTACGCAGAATATGATTTCTCCAGCTTTGATGATTTTGGTTTAGTGGATTTATCAGCTAATGGAAGTTCTTCCAACACAAGTAATATTGTCTTACCACAAACTGAACTGAACGGTAACCCATTCTTACTCCCAAACCTTTCTGAAGATGATGGAGACAGTGCAATAAGTGGAAAGTCTTCAGAAATTAATGAAAGCAG TCGTCAAGAAATCACAGATGAAGAAAACTATGAAGACTATGGAGAAATTGAATCAGAAGCAGATGTGTCTGATCAGGGACATCT AACTCCATCCACTCAACGTAAGAGAGCTGATAGAAAGGATCCATTAACCAGGCATAAAAGATCGTG TCCCAACCGCAGGATTACAAGTGCTTCACTTGCTAG TCAACTTCAAAGAAGTGGGAAGAACTCCCCGTCCAGCACCAGGCGTAGTAGCTTTGGTTCAGATGAGATATTTGATGATATTGAAGGCAACTTTCAAAATGTTGATGGAAGA CTGAAGTTTTTAGAAGACCAACTTCAGCATCTAACTGAGGTTCAGacagaaacaaatacaaaacaaattaaactcAAAGACGAAAACAATACTTTAGTACAGAA agttCTTTATCTTGAAGAACAGCTGAGAGACATGGAGGTTAAATCTGAAGACAGATTACATGATGAACGCAGGAAATATCAAGACTACATA tccaaacaagaaagagagaaaaatgaaCAGGTGGATTACATTACACAAAG GTTGCATAGGATAGAACATGAATATGAAGAACTGAAACAAGAAGCACCCAGATTACAATCAGAGATCTCAAAGCTTAGAACA GAAAAGATGGACATTCAAGAACGCTTACTTGAAAGACAAGAAACATATAACATTCTGTATGATGAACATGAGAAATTGAAAGCTGACTACCACAGGCAAGAAGTTTTGaatcagaaagaaagaaatgccaCAGGCCAG CTTTTGAGTGAGATGGAAAAAGAACTAGATGAGCTTCGAAGGTATCGAATGGAAGTAGAAACTGGAGCCAGGTCACCAACTGGTAGTATATCAGAGTTGCCAGGTCGTTATCGAGACCTTCAGAATGAAATCCATAAACTTCGGGAG GCAATGTGGTTTGAGTGGAAGGATCTATGTCAG GAAAATAAGCATTTGCATGACTCCAATGAAGAACTAAATGCCCAACTGTTGAACCAGTGTATTGGGGAAGGCAAATCTCTGCTGCACAACACACAAGGGCAGTCACTGGCACAGGAGTTGGAGCACCTGACTAAAGAAGAG CTTTTGGCTCAGCTCAAGTTGGAGAGAGATGTGAACTTTCGTCTCAAGCAGTATGTGGATCACATCATTATGACCATCCTGGAGAAGAATCCATCTCTGCTAGACATCACTCACAGATAG